The Trichosurus vulpecula isolate mTriVul1 chromosome 3, mTriVul1.pri, whole genome shotgun sequence genome includes a window with the following:
- the LOC118844535 gene encoding fatty acid-binding protein, liver-like: MNFSGKYQLQSQENYEAFMKAAGVPDDIIQKGKNIKGVSEIVQSGKHFKLTMTAGTKVLVTEFTLGEEFQMENFNGEKVKAIAHMEGDNKLVTTLKGIKSVTELNGDTITNTMTLGDIVYKRISKRI; the protein is encoded by the exons ATGAACTTTTCAGGAAAGTACCAGCTCCAGTCCCAAGAGAATTATGAAGCCTTCATGAAGGCTGctg GTGTACCTGATGACATCATACAGAAGggaaagaatatcaagggagtgTCTGAAATTGTACAAAGTGGAAAACACTTCAAGCTCACAATGACCGCTGGTACCAAAGTCCTGGTCACCGAGTTCACACTGGGGGAGGAGTTTCAGATGGAGAATTTTAATGGAGAAAAGGTCAAG GCTATAGCACACATGGAAGGAGACAATAAGCTAGTGACAACTCTCAAAGGCATTAAGTCAGTCACTGAACTCAATGGAGACACAATCACCAAT ACCATGACCTTGGGTGATATTGTCTACAAGAGAATCAGTAAGAGAATTTAG